One genomic region from Nitrososphaerota archaeon encodes:
- a CDS encoding RNA polymerase Rpb4 has translation MSATKEKKLITLPEVKKLLQGLNEETADQIQRRTLDYVSKFSKVSAEESEKIRERLVSEAKLSEREAVEITNIMPKSKEELRVFTSGWKKLLPEDAMDKILEILNI, from the coding sequence GTGTCTGCCACTAAGGAGAAGAAGCTGATTACTCTTCCTGAGGTTAAGAAGCTTCTTCAAGGACTTAATGAGGAAACTGCTGATCAGATTCAGCGTCGTACGCTTGACTATGTGTCGAAGTTTTCGAAGGTCTCTGCGGAGGAGTCTGAGAAGATCCGTGAGCGTCTGGTTAGTGAAGCGAAGCTTTCTGAGCGTGAAGCTGTTGAGATTACGAATATTATGCCTAAGAGCAAGGAGGAGCTTCGTGTTTTCACATCAGGGTGGAAGAAGCTTCTTCCTGAAGATGCGATGGACAAGATTCTCGAAATCCTCAACATTTAG
- a CDS encoding DUF655 domain-containing protein, giving the protein MVSSSLHPQKKYEEYAYVLDFVPRGRSQVIKGREGPVVQAVGEDMLTLLEILAITGSTFNPSERIYIGKEGRAKIVSVLGKLTYEELTSDSKSELEPAVEQLVKNKEAKYIDIMNRLQPVTPRLHALELIPGIGKTFMHQLIRERDRKPFASFQDLQERTGLRDPAKLIAKRIVEEMAGGSRINIFVRR; this is encoded by the coding sequence TTGGTAAGTAGTAGTTTACATCCCCAAAAGAAGTATGAGGAGTACGCCTATGTCCTAGACTTTGTTCCTCGGGGCCGATCCCAAGTCATCAAAGGGCGGGAGGGCCCGGTTGTGCAGGCCGTAGGGGAAGACATGCTTACGCTTCTAGAGATCCTCGCCATAACCGGATCCACTTTTAATCCCAGTGAGCGGATATACATTGGAAAAGAGGGTCGCGCGAAGATCGTAAGCGTCTTAGGTAAGCTGACGTATGAGGAGCTGACTAGCGACTCTAAGAGCGAGCTTGAACCCGCTGTCGAACAGCTTGTGAAGAACAAGGAGGCGAAGTACATCGACATCATGAATCGTCTTCAACCCGTCACTCCTAGACTACACGCTCTTGAACTGATCCCGGGGATTGGAAAAACCTTCATGCATCAATTAATCCGCGAGCGGGATCGTAAGCCGTTCGCTAGCTTCCAGGATCTGCAGGAAAGAACTGGGCTGAGAGATCCTGCTAAGCTTATCGCGAAAAGAATTGTTGAGGAGATGGCGGGAGGCTCCCGTATCAACATCTTCGTCCGCCGGTAA